In Asterias amurensis chromosome 4, ASM3211899v1, one genomic interval encodes:
- the LOC139936009 gene encoding glutamate receptor 2-like, with translation MELSSVVHGVFMLELAVFLVFPTSEAVEFYSLGGIFDDGPPPNPERMIFVQSSIRNNIRSNSSSSSRPFHAAARLQHTKLENNAAVLRKMCVVLAYNVSLTVGMVDFNVANMVASTSQQIQVPFITPSFASKESFPDMDFDYVISMRPSLIQPLLDLLEYHKWKDFAYIYDGQRGLRRSDTFMQMFPQYGYNVVFKNLLKDRNITETLKSMAELGNHLVVFDLSLENSVEVLRKANGLGMVTASYHYIFMDLDISEMNLTEFQAGGLNITGFRLLDKNSDAYQDFIWEWRSYVKNSSYQEVDINYFHLSNPALSVDMMDVALEALDLYRMDPSSNIKRKEKSLSCNLGSSSRVIPNPDGPNLKEVIKKVKLQGLTGNIEFDSDGNRANYSLQILGLRGKTLMKVGTWNGANKQRLTFDSQGDTEAPINPGVGRMYTITSILNPPFLMRKPGGKPNEYQGYCVDLLIEIARVYRGPKFNYKIELVSDSEFGSQMANGKWNGMIGELMYGKADIAVAPLTINVQRERTIGFTKPFMSVGVSIMIKKPMDNKPSVFAFMQPLAPEIWMCVIFACCIVSVVLFQVSRFSPKEWHRVDHPPSTPSGTGDYSSEKPGERFVTEDQEETENDFGIFNSLWFTVGALMQQGCELCPRSMSGRLTGGVWWFFTLIIVSSYTANLAAFLTAKRMVMPISSASDLVDQTAITYGILKSGSSQTFFQTSTVPLYRHMWEFMRNSEGSPFANTTQEGVERVRKSNGKYAFLLESAMNDYYNSQPPCDTMMVGSLLDSKSYGIGVSKHLVEVRELLTLAILELREQATLDTLQKKWWSGNGSSSCKVQKVPEHLQKTSALNLETLAGVFYILLGGLAGALLVAGIHLFWRSRHEIIAAKDRYLQARRELLPESKKQTLPMNKGAQSKSSGTGSHTV, from the exons ATGGAACTCTCTTCTGTTGTGCACGGAGTATTTATGCTGGAACTGGCCGTCTTCCTTGTATTTCCGACAAGCGAGGCTGTTGAATTCTACAGTTTAG GTGGTATATTCGACGATGGCCCACCTCCCAATCCAGAACGTATGATATTCGTCCAGTCGTCCATACGTAATAACATAAGGAGTAACTCGTCCTCGTCATCTCGTCCTTTCCACGCTGCTGCACGACTGCAGCATACCAAGCTTGAGAACAATGCTGCGGTCCTCCGAAAAA TGTGTGTGGTTCTAGCCTATAATGTATCACTGACCGTGGGTATGGTGGATTTCAATGTGGCCAACATGGTGGCGTCTACCAGCCAACAGATACAAGTCCCATTCATCACGCCAAG CTTCGCCTCCAAGGAGTCTTTTCCTGACATGGACTTTGATTATGTGATATCCATGAGACCTTCGTTGATTCAACCTTTATTGGATCTGCTGGAATACCACAAGTGGAAAGACTTTGCCTACATCTACGATGGACAACGAG GTTTACGGCGATCTGATACCTTTATGCAGATGTTTCCTCAATACGGTTACAATGTGGTCTTTAAGAATCTCTTAAAGGATAGGAACATCACTGAGACGCTGAAGAGTATGGCTGAACTAGGAAATCATCTTGTTGTTTTCGACCTCAGCCTTGAAAACTCCGTCGAAGTTTTAAGAAAG GCAAACGGACTTGGAATGGTGACTGCGTCCTATCACTACATATTCATGGACCTG gacATCAGTGAGATGAACTTGACTGAATTCCAGGCTGGGGGTCTTAACATCACTGGTTTCCGACTATTGGATAAAAACAGTGACGCGTACCAGGACTTCATCTGGGAATGGCGGTCTTACGTCAAGAACTCTTCCTATCAGGAAGTAGATATCAACTACTTCCATTTG AGCAACCCAGCATTATCTGTGGACATGATGGACGTGGCATTAGAAGCATTGGATCTCTACCGCATGGATCCATCCAGTAACATCAAGAGGAAAGAGAAATCCCTATCATGCAATCTAGGATCCTCTTCCCGGGTCATTCCCAATCCTGACGGCCCTAATCTCAAAGAGGTCATCAAAAAG GTGAAACTGCAGGGTCTGACGGGTAACATTGAGTTTGACAGTGATGGAAATCGCGCCAACTACTCGCTGCAAATTCTTGGTTTGAGAGGGAAAACTTTAATGAAG GTCGGAACATGGAACGGTGCAAACAAACAGCGGTTGACCTTTGACTCTCAGGGTGACACCGAGGCGCCGATAAACCCAGGGGTTGGTAGAATGTACACCATTACATCCATTCTg AATCCGCCATTTCTGATGCGGAAACCTGGAGGCAAACCCAATGAGTATCAAGGCTACTGCGTGGACCTACTTATTGAGATCGCCAGGGTGTACCGTGGCCCTAAGTTCAA TTATAAAATCGAGCTGGTGTCCGACTCTGAGTTTGGGTCACAGATGGCCAATGGCAAGTGGAACGGTATGATCGGAGAGCTAATGTACGGG AAAGCTGACATTGCAGTGGCCCCATTGACCATCAACGTTCAACGGGAGCGTACGATTGGATTCACCAAGCCCTTCATGAGCGTCGGGGTTAGCATCATGATCAAGAAACCTATGGATAATAAACCCAGCGTCTTCGCTTTCATGCAACCTCTAGCGCCTGAGATATGGATGTGCGTTATCTTTGCCTGCTGTATCGTCAGTGTTGTGCTGTTTCAG GTGAGTCGATTTAGTCCGAAGGAGTGGCACCGTGTGGATCACCCTCCGTCTACGCCGTCCGGCACGGGGGACTACTCCTCAGAGAAGCCCGGTGAGAGGTTCGTGACTGAAGACCAAGAGGAGACCGAGAATGACTTTGGTATCTTCAATAGTCTATGGTTCACTGTAGGGGCCCTCATGCAGCAGGGATGTGAGCTATGTCCAAG ATCTATGTCCGGTCGCTTGACTGGCGGTGTCTGGTGGTTCTTCACTCTTATCATCGTCTCATCCTACACGGCCAACCTGGCTGCATTCCTCACCGCCAAGAGAATGGTTATGCCTATCTCGTCCGCAAGTGACTTGGTGGATCAAACGGCTATTACCTACGGTATTTTAAAATCCGGATCCAGTCAGACATTTTTTCAG ACATCTACAGTTCCCCTTTATCGTCATATGTGGGAGTTTATGCGCAACTCTGAAGGATCGCCTTTCGCCAATACGACGCAAGAGGGCGTGGAGAGAGTTCGTAAGTCCAACGGTAAATACGCGTTCCTGCTGGAGTCTGCCATGAATGACTATTACAACTCGCAGCCCCCTTGTGACACGATGATGGTTGGGAGTCTATTGGACTCCAAGAGCTACGGTATCGGAGTCTCCAAACATCTAGTTGAAGTCAG GGAGCTTTTGACGCTGGCCATTCTGGAGTTACGAGAACAAGCCACCTTAGATACTCTCCAGAAGAAATGGTGGAGTGGTAACGGGTCTAGCTCCTGTAAAGTTCAGAAAGTTCCCGAACACCTG CAAAAGACCAGCGCGCTGAACCTCGAGACGCTAGCGGGCGTTTTCTACATTCTTCTCGGTGGCCTTGCAGGGGCTCTCCTCGTTGCTGGAATTCACCTCTTCTGGCGATCACGGCATGAAATCATCGCGGCCAAA GACCGGTACCTTCAGGCGCGTCGAGAACTTTTGCCAGAATCCAAAAAG